Proteins from a single region of Cryptococcus neoformans var. neoformans JEC21 chromosome 6 sequence:
- a CDS encoding protein kinase activator, putative: MAPGKQPATLEELSERIIYSDRYSDDRFEYRHVILPKQMLKLIPKRYFASDDSGLLRILEEDEWRGIGITQSLGWEHFEVHAPEPHILLFRRPLPGSNANAKRQ, encoded by the exons ATGGCTCCTGGAAAGCAACCAGCTACTCTCGAAGAGCTTTCCGAACG GATTATCTACTCGGACCGAT ACTCAGATGATAGATTTGAGTACCGACATGTTATTCTCCCCAAACAAATGCTTAAGCTCATTCCCAAGCGATATTTTGCGTCTGACGATTCTGGTTTGCTGAGGATtttggaggaagacgagtgGCGTGGCATTGGCATCACCCAGTCTCTGGGATGGGAACATTTCGAAGTGCATG CCCCTGAACCTCATATTC TCCTTTTCAGACGACCTCTT CCCGGTTCGAACGCCAACGCCAAGAGGCAATAG
- a CDS encoding ribosomal protein P2, putative codes for MKLIAAYLLLQQGGNASPSAADIKALLETVGVEAEEDRLSKLISELEGKDINELIAEGSSKLASVPSGGAAPAAAAGGAAAGGAAEAAPAEEKKEEAKEESDDDMGFGLFD; via the exons ATGAAGCTCATCGCCGCttacctcctcctccaacagGGTGGCAACGCCTCCCCCTCTGCCGCTGACATCAAGGCGCTCCTCGAGACCGTTGGTGTCGAGGCTGAGGAGGACAGGCTCTCCAAGCTCATCTCCGAGCTCGAGGGCAAGGACATCAACGAG CTCATCGCTGAGGGTTCTTCCAAGCTCGCTTCCGTTCCCTCTGGTGGTGCCGCTcccgccgctgctgctggtggtgcCGCTGCCGGTGGTGCCGCTGAGGCTGCCCCtgctgaggagaagaaggaggaggccaaggaggagTCTGACGACGACATG GGCTTCGGTCTCTTCGACTAA